A region of the Nocardia nova SH22a genome:
CTGCTCGAATATCTTCCGCAATCCTCGCACGTCGACCTTGCCACTGGACAGCAGTGGAATGTCCGCGGTGGCGATCACGGCGAACCGGCCGGGAATCTTGTAAGCCGACAACCGGGTGCGGAGCTTTTCCCGCAGCGCGGTCTCGTCGAATATGCCAGGGTCGTCGAGGGCGAGCACCGCGGCGACCTGCTGTCCGCGGGTGGGATGGGGAAGGTCGAACACATGGGCCGCGGCGCCGGTGAGGTCGGTGATCGCCTTCTCGACCTCGGCCGGTGCGACATTCGCGCCCGCGGTCTTGATCATGGCGCCGCTGCGGCCGAGAAAGTACACGAACCCGTCGGGGTCGATGCGCGCCAGATCGCCGGTGTGGAACCACCCGTCGGTGTCGAAGCACTCCTCGCGACCGCGCTTGTGATAGCCCCGCATGAGGTGGGGGCCGCGGAAGCGGAGTTCGCCGACCTCACCGGCCGGTACGGGCGCGCCGGTGCGCGGGTCGGCGATCTGGGTGTCGAAGCCGGGTGCGGGGCGGCCGAAGGAGCCGCGCCGGGATTCGGGTTGATCCGATTCGTCGCCGTCGATCAGGACCACGCTCCCGGTCTCGGTCATGCCGAGCATATTGTGCCGGAGCTCCGGATCGGCGGGGCGTAGTTCCGCGGGCATGATCGGGTAGAGGTTGCCGCGCCGCATCGAGGACAGGTCACGCGAGCCGAAGTCCGGATGCTGCGCGAGGTGCGCGACACCGGCCGCGAAACCGTTGGTGACAGTGGGCCTTTCGGCCTCCAGCAGGTCGAGGGTGGCACCGGCGTCGGTGGCGTTGCTGCATACCAGCGTCGAGCCCGCAACCACGGTGGCCAGCAGGCCGAAAGCGAACCCGCCGATCCAGAAGAACGGCGAATTGCAGAACAGCACATCGG
Encoded here:
- a CDS encoding class I adenylate-forming enzyme family protein → MTDTPATGTTTLAALLRARAAADPDRPVLICDAERLTYSEAERDSAELARGLLALGAGKGTHVGLLYPNGADFVVGALAAARIGAVVVPHSTFSTARELREQLVHSDTHILLATGRYRSHDYAQRLTEILAGGERDRTGRVFCPDVPQLRRVAVDGALGPHGIGSVRQAATNVDGALLSAAEADVDGCDRLAIVYTSGSTSAPKGVVHTHAALLEHQRNLNRIRGLTESDVLFCNSPFFWIGGFAFGLLATVVAGSTLVCSNATDAGATLDLLEAERPTVTNGFAAGVAHLAQHPDFGSRDLSSMRRGNLYPIMPAELRPADPELRHNMLGMTETGSVVLIDGDESDQPESRRGSFGRPAPGFDTQIADPRTGAPVPAGEVGELRFRGPHLMRGYHKRGREECFDTDGWFHTGDLARIDPDGFVYFLGRSGAMIKTAGANVAPAEVEKAITDLTGAAAHVFDLPHPTRGQQVAAVLALDDPGIFDETALREKLRTRLSAYKIPGRFAVIATADIPLLSSGKVDVRGLRKIFEQIDGTSNS